The following proteins are co-located in the Desulfonatronum thiodismutans genome:
- a CDS encoding CatA-like O-acetyltransferase, translating into MRKIELASWARADIFYYFSRMEFPYFALTVEVEVGACLEYMKAQNIPSYLGMIFLVSKALNAVEELRVRVVGDEVLLFDVVHPSFTVQTTDGKLNFCRGRHVDEIMRFLEINTPIKEDAQRGVKQGGLDPDNADLIYISCLPWLHFTSLINPVPLKPADSFPRIVWGRFMNRGHGHAMSLNVQIHHGLADGLHVSDFISKLQAFCSVPESGFSPEPSAD; encoded by the coding sequence ATGCGCAAGATTGAATTGGCCTCGTGGGCAAGGGCGGATATATTTTACTACTTCAGCCGGATGGAATTCCCCTATTTCGCGCTGACCGTGGAGGTCGAGGTGGGGGCCTGCCTGGAATACATGAAAGCTCAGAACATTCCGAGCTATCTTGGAATGATTTTTCTGGTTTCCAAGGCACTCAACGCCGTCGAAGAACTTCGGGTGCGAGTCGTGGGTGATGAGGTTCTGCTTTTTGACGTGGTTCATCCGTCCTTCACGGTGCAGACCACGGACGGCAAGCTCAATTTTTGCCGTGGACGCCATGTGGATGAGATAATGCGTTTTCTGGAGATCAACACACCCATTAAGGAAGATGCGCAGCGCGGCGTAAAGCAGGGGGGGCTTGATCCCGACAATGCGGATCTGATCTACATCAGTTGCCTGCCTTGGCTCCATTTCACATCCCTCATCAATCCCGTGCCCCTCAAACCGGCGGACTCGTTTCCGCGCATTGTCTGGGGCCGTTTCATGAACCGCGGTCATGGACATGCCATGTCCTTGAACGTTCAAATTCACCATGGCTTGGCGGATGGCCTGCATGTCTCGGATTTTATCAGCAAGCTCCAGGCCTTTTGTTCAGTCCCTGAATCAGGTTTTTCCCCAGAGCCGTCAGCCGACTAA
- a CDS encoding ABC transporter substrate-binding protein, whose product MNVFSCLAIRTHAPNRSDFARRDSRHFHQTAVPIFSVLSSLSFRAFAALLCCLLCATVPEAVRAEERASRLVRFIPHWSPQAQFAGYYVAKDKGFYARRGLEVELLRGGPDNPAGPALAQGRAEFASMFLSGGLELRSRGVPAVNIGQIVQRSALMLVAKKSSGILSPIDLDGKRVSVWPEFQAQPLAFFRRYHMNVTVIPQGYTLNLFLMGGVDAASAMWYNEYNTLIHAGINENELSVFFLADYGANFPEDGLYCLESLVRDDPDLVRDFVRASLEGWLYAFDHPEEALDAVMLRVQEANLPTNRVHQRWMLARMRDIILPEGGNIPLGRLEEQDYELVATELFETGVITHIAPFRSFYDPRFSAE is encoded by the coding sequence ATGAACGTTTTCTCATGCCTTGCAATCCGTACCCACGCCCCGAACCGAAGCGACTTTGCCCGGAGGGATTCTCGGCACTTTCATCAAACCGCCGTCCCAATCTTCTCGGTCCTTTCCTCGTTGTCCTTCCGGGCTTTCGCGGCACTGCTGTGCTGCCTGTTGTGCGCAACCGTGCCGGAGGCGGTAAGGGCTGAAGAGAGGGCTTCGCGCCTTGTCCGGTTCATCCCCCACTGGTCGCCCCAGGCCCAGTTCGCCGGGTACTACGTGGCCAAGGACAAGGGTTTTTACGCTCGCCGGGGGCTGGAGGTGGAGCTGTTGCGCGGCGGTCCGGACAATCCGGCCGGCCCGGCCCTGGCCCAGGGCCGGGCCGAGTTCGCTTCCATGTTCCTGTCCGGGGGGCTGGAGTTGCGTTCCAGGGGCGTACCGGCGGTCAACATCGGGCAGATCGTCCAGCGCTCCGCCCTGATGTTGGTGGCCAAGAAGAGCAGCGGTATCCTTTCGCCCATTGATCTGGACGGTAAACGCGTCTCGGTCTGGCCGGAGTTCCAGGCCCAGCCCCTGGCTTTTTTCCGGCGCTACCACATGAACGTGACCGTCATCCCCCAGGGCTACACCCTGAATTTGTTCCTGATGGGCGGCGTGGATGCGGCCTCGGCCATGTGGTACAACGAATACAACACCCTCATCCATGCCGGGATCAATGAAAACGAGCTGAGCGTGTTCTTTCTGGCCGACTACGGGGCCAATTTTCCGGAAGACGGGCTGTACTGCCTGGAGAGCCTGGTGCGCGACGATCCGGACCTGGTCCGGGATTTCGTGCGAGCCTCCCTTGAAGGCTGGCTGTACGCCTTCGACCATCCGGAAGAGGCTCTGGACGCGGTCATGCTCCGCGTCCAGGAGGCCAATCTGCCCACCAACCGGGTTCATCAGCGCTGGATGCTGGCCCGGATGCGGGACATCATCCTGCCCGAGGGCGGGAACATCCCCCTGGGCCGGCTGGAAGAGCAGGATTACGAGCTGGTGGCGACCGAGCTGTTCGAGACCGGTGTAATCACGCACATCGCGCCCTTCAGGAGTTTTTATGACCCGCGTTTCTCCGCCGAGTAG
- a CDS encoding YybH family protein → MLWLKKPITTSVMAVFLLLGLSTQSVAMDNLEAIDTVRMNFNAASMASDALAVADLLDKDAVWAPPGQVAILGREAIKAFYVNRFTDKRTVITLHPGAIQLMGDWAVLHSTFSRLDADRLNREEQTYAGNYLWILRKQPDGAWKVAYDIWNEVADE, encoded by the coding sequence ATGCTGTGGCTTAAAAAACCGATTACAACCTCGGTTATGGCCGTATTTCTTTTGCTGGGCTTGAGCACGCAGTCTGTCGCGATGGACAACTTGGAGGCCATCGACACGGTCCGGATGAACTTCAACGCCGCCTCCATGGCGTCCGACGCCTTGGCCGTGGCGGATCTGTTGGACAAAGACGCTGTCTGGGCGCCGCCCGGCCAGGTAGCCATTCTCGGGAGAGAGGCCATCAAGGCCTTTTACGTCAATCGTTTCACGGACAAGAGAACGGTCATCACCCTGCATCCGGGCGCGATCCAGTTGATGGGCGACTGGGCCGTGCTGCACTCGACCTTTTCCAGGCTCGACGCCGACCGCCTGAACCGGGAAGAGCAGACCTACGCGGGCAACTACCTGTGGATTTTGCGAAAGCAGCCGGACGGCGCATGGAAAGTGGCGTATGACATCTGGAATGAGGTTGCTGACGAGTAG
- a CDS encoding alkyl/aryl-sulfatase, which translates to MTLCIKLLKCLLLVLAVGIATLQASGPVFGRTPPKPATETTRAANAAVYQQLPFADTQDFEDAQRGFIGRPETLTVRDATGKLVWDLESYKQFITLEAEAPDTVNPSLWRISQLNMLYGLFQVTDRIYQVRGYDISNITFIQGDTGWIVMDPLITTEMARAALELVTTHLGERPITGIIYSHPHVDHYGGARGIVDEATAARIPIVAPEGFMEHAISENVIAGNAMSRRAMYMFGPFLPRDVRGGVGSGLGMTTSTGSQSLIPPTISVGTTGQELVIDGVRMVFQMTPDTEAPVEMNTWFPDQKAMWMAENVTATMHNILTLRGAQVRDALGWAWYLNEAIELFGSEMEVVFQSHHWPVWGNARAVDKLRKHRDVYKYMHDQTLNLMNKGYTGEEIGEMLELPPELEQNWSTRGYYGTLRHNVRAIYQRYMGWYDGNPANLNNLPPVPAARKYVEYMGGEAATVQRARADFARGEYRWVAEVLKHVVFANPDNQEARELQADAFEQMGYQAESGPWRSVYLQAALELRDGIPNIPGGSATRSPDVLRAMTPNMLFDYLAVRLNGQQAMGKTIGLNITFTDMAPGSQAAFGLTVNNAVLNYGQPLGAPDVGLTLNKSTLAAIMLGLMTMEQAKDRGLLVFTGRPEAFAEFMSLLDTFAPLFPIVTPRDEDCG; encoded by the coding sequence ATGACTTTATGCATTAAGCTCTTGAAATGCCTCCTGTTGGTTTTGGCCGTGGGTATTGCCACTCTCCAGGCCTCCGGCCCTGTTTTTGGGCGCACACCTCCGAAGCCTGCCACCGAGACCACACGGGCGGCCAATGCCGCAGTGTACCAACAATTGCCTTTTGCCGACACCCAGGACTTTGAGGACGCTCAACGCGGGTTCATTGGTCGCCCGGAGACGTTGACCGTCCGGGACGCCACCGGAAAACTGGTCTGGGATCTGGAAAGCTACAAGCAGTTCATCACGTTGGAAGCCGAAGCTCCAGACACCGTCAATCCGAGCCTGTGGCGCATCTCCCAACTGAACATGCTCTACGGGCTGTTCCAGGTTACGGATCGCATCTACCAGGTCCGGGGCTACGACATTTCCAACATTACCTTCATCCAGGGCGACACGGGCTGGATCGTCATGGATCCGCTCATCACCACCGAGATGGCCCGCGCCGCGTTGGAGCTGGTTACCACCCATCTGGGAGAACGCCCCATTACCGGCATCATCTACAGCCACCCCCATGTGGATCACTACGGCGGGGCGCGAGGCATCGTGGACGAGGCCACCGCGGCGCGGATACCCATCGTGGCCCCGGAAGGGTTCATGGAACATGCGATCAGCGAGAACGTCATCGCCGGCAACGCCATGAGCCGCCGGGCCATGTACATGTTCGGGCCGTTTCTGCCCCGCGACGTCCGGGGCGGGGTGGGTTCCGGACTGGGGATGACCACCTCCACAGGTTCCCAAAGCCTGATCCCCCCCACGATTTCCGTCGGGACAACGGGCCAAGAGCTGGTCATCGACGGGGTGCGCATGGTCTTCCAAATGACCCCGGACACCGAGGCCCCGGTGGAAATGAACACGTGGTTTCCGGATCAGAAGGCCATGTGGATGGCAGAAAACGTGACCGCCACCATGCACAACATCCTCACCCTGCGCGGCGCGCAGGTCCGGGACGCCCTGGGCTGGGCCTGGTATCTCAACGAGGCCATTGAGCTATTCGGCTCGGAAATGGAGGTTGTCTTCCAAAGTCACCACTGGCCGGTCTGGGGCAACGCCCGGGCCGTGGACAAGCTCAGGAAGCACCGGGATGTTTACAAATACATGCACGACCAGACGCTCAACCTGATGAACAAGGGCTATACGGGCGAGGAAATCGGCGAGATGCTGGAATTGCCCCCGGAGCTGGAACAAAACTGGTCCACCCGTGGATATTACGGAACCCTCAGACACAATGTCCGGGCCATTTATCAGCGCTACATGGGCTGGTACGACGGCAATCCGGCCAATCTGAACAACCTCCCGCCGGTCCCGGCGGCTCGCAAATACGTCGAGTACATGGGGGGCGAGGCGGCTACTGTGCAGCGGGCCCGGGCCGACTTCGCGCGGGGGGAATACCGCTGGGTGGCCGAGGTTCTGAAGCACGTCGTCTTCGCCAACCCGGACAACCAGGAGGCCAGGGAGCTGCAGGCCGACGCCTTTGAGCAGATGGGCTACCAGGCTGAATCCGGTCCCTGGCGCTCCGTGTACCTGCAAGCCGCCCTGGAGCTGCGCGACGGCATTCCGAACATTCCCGGCGGCAGCGCCACAAGAAGCCCGGACGTACTCCGGGCCATGACGCCAAATATGCTTTTCGACTACCTGGCCGTGCGGCTCAACGGGCAACAAGCCATGGGCAAGACCATCGGCCTGAACATCACCTTCACCGACATGGCTCCGGGAAGCCAGGCTGCCTTCGGGCTGACCGTGAACAACGCGGTCCTCAACTACGGCCAACCCCTGGGCGCTCCCGACGTCGGGCTGACGCTGAACAAGTCCACCCTGGCCGCCATCATGCTGGGCCTGATGACCATGGAACAAGCCAAGGACCGCGGCTTGCTCGTCTTTACCGGACGCCCCGAGGCCTTTGCCGAATTCATGTCCCTGCTGGACACCTTTGCCCCGTTGTTCCCCATCGTCACGCCCCGGGATGAAGACTGTGGATGA
- a CDS encoding GNAT family N-acetyltransferase, translating to MSDTLQDVSPPALVNGIEKNLFDFLPLFGLLPQAEVHDGPDLLWSLTNVPFPVCNSILRANLAPEAVDGAIEAAIARGKARNVPMLWWTGPATRPADLGVFLEAHGFQRQEDVPGMAMDLRLLQSDIPVPPGFTLEKVNNAEALNQWRHPFSVGFGMPDFAVEALMDLFERISFQEQLPLHHYLGRLHGEPVAAGSVYLGAGVASVYNVVTVPQARRQGIGTLITLALLRDALAAGYRVGILHTSTMGLNVYRQLGFQEYCTMSQYLWSPEQESGAN from the coding sequence ATGAGTGACACTTTGCAAGACGTATCCCCACCCGCCCTCGTGAACGGCATTGAGAAGAACCTGTTTGATTTTCTGCCGCTGTTCGGCCTGTTGCCCCAGGCTGAAGTGCATGATGGCCCCGACCTGCTATGGTCGTTGACCAATGTCCCTTTTCCGGTATGCAACAGCATCCTCCGTGCGAATCTGGCTCCCGAAGCCGTGGACGGCGCTATTGAAGCAGCCATAGCCCGTGGCAAGGCCAGGAACGTGCCCATGCTGTGGTGGACCGGACCGGCCACGCGACCCGCTGATCTAGGGGTGTTTCTTGAAGCCCATGGTTTCCAGCGCCAGGAAGACGTGCCCGGCATGGCGATGGACTTGCGGCTCCTGCAATCGGACATTCCGGTCCCGCCGGGCTTTACTCTTGAGAAAGTCAACAATGCTGAAGCACTGAACCAGTGGCGTCACCCGTTTTCCGTGGGCTTCGGCATGCCTGATTTCGCGGTGGAAGCCCTGATGGATCTCTTCGAGCGGATCAGCTTTCAAGAACAACTGCCGCTCCACCACTATCTCGGTCGGCTGCACGGCGAACCCGTGGCCGCGGGCTCGGTGTATTTGGGGGCAGGCGTGGCCAGCGTATACAATGTCGTCACTGTCCCGCAAGCGCGACGGCAAGGCATTGGCACGCTGATCACCCTGGCCCTTTTGCGCGACGCCCTGGCCGCGGGATACCGGGTCGGGATTCTTCATACATCCACGATGGGGCTCAACGTCTATCGGCAACTGGGATTCCAGGAATACTGCACCATGAGTCAGTATCTGTGGTCGCCTGAACAGGAGTCGGGCGCGAACTAA
- a CDS encoding AbrB family transcriptional regulator, whose protein sequence is MPRVKNLGLWAALLPASAVLAVGLQWASFPAATLLGPLLAGVVFALGGAGLTVPRWAFAGAQSVVGCMVAMSMTPAVLAALALNWPAILLAIFQVIVFGAVVGLGLMRFGTLPGTTAAWGTSPGGAAAMTAMAESFGADIRMVAFMQYLRIFVVALTASSVAHLLLGGLAADLPAPGWSPGFDAPLVPLAQTLALVAAGVVLGRLTRIPGGALLLPMAAGAVLNSLGLMHITLPPWLLWSAYAGLGWYIGLRFTPQTLGYALRALPQILLAIVVLMALCGVAAWTLTIWAGVDPLSAYLATSPGGLDIVAIIAADSGCDVAFVLSLQTLRLFAVVLTGPLIARLICRVS, encoded by the coding sequence ATGCCCCGCGTCAAGAATCTCGGCCTGTGGGCAGCGCTGCTCCCTGCCTCCGCCGTCTTGGCCGTGGGGTTGCAGTGGGCGTCGTTTCCAGCGGCCACCTTGCTCGGCCCGCTTCTGGCCGGGGTGGTCTTCGCCTTGGGCGGGGCGGGTCTGACGGTTCCCCGCTGGGCCTTTGCCGGGGCCCAGTCCGTGGTGGGGTGCATGGTGGCGATGAGCATGACCCCGGCCGTGCTGGCCGCCCTGGCTCTCAACTGGCCGGCAATTTTGCTGGCCATTTTTCAGGTCATCGTGTTCGGGGCCGTGGTGGGGCTTGGGTTGATGCGCTTCGGCACTTTGCCGGGAACCACCGCGGCCTGGGGCACGTCGCCGGGCGGGGCCGCGGCCATGACGGCCATGGCCGAATCCTTCGGCGCGGACATCCGCATGGTGGCCTTCATGCAGTACCTGCGGATCTTCGTGGTGGCGCTCACGGCATCGTCCGTCGCGCACCTGCTGCTGGGCGGTCTGGCCGCCGACCTTCCCGCGCCGGGCTGGTCGCCGGGCTTTGACGCGCCCCTGGTTCCCCTGGCGCAGACTCTGGCCCTGGTGGCCGCGGGGGTGGTCCTCGGTCGTTTGACGCGCATCCCGGGCGGAGCGCTGCTGCTGCCCATGGCGGCCGGAGCCGTGCTCAACTCCCTGGGGCTGATGCACATCACCCTGCCGCCATGGCTGCTCTGGAGCGCCTACGCAGGCCTGGGCTGGTACATCGGCCTGCGCTTCACGCCCCAGACCCTGGGCTACGCCCTGCGGGCCCTGCCCCAGATCCTGCTGGCCATCGTCGTTTTGATGGCCCTGTGCGGCGTCGCTGCCTGGACCCTGACCATCTGGGCCGGCGTGGACCCGCTGAGCGCCTACCTGGCCACCAGCCCCGGCGGCCTGGACATCGTGGCGATCATCGCCGCGGACAGCGGCTGCGACGTGGCCTTCGTGCTCTCCCTGCAAACCCTGCGTCTGTTCGCCGTGGTGCTCACCGGCCCGCTGATTGCCCGGCTTATTTGCCGGGTCAGCTGA
- a CDS encoding carbon starvation CstA family protein encodes MTTLLLCIGLLVLGYFTYGKVVERVFGPDSSRPTPCSTMADGVDYASMPTWKVFFIQLLDIAGIGPIFGPILGALYGPIALVWIVVGAIFAGAVHDYLSGMLSVRNKGASIPEVVGLFLGHRARWVMRFFSLLLLLLVGVVFVLSPAQLLGSLTGLNVQFLVACIFGYYFLATILPIDKIIGRLYPFFGALLLFMTLGVLIGMALGEAPVLPNLDITVNTHPQGLPIWPLLFITLSCGAISGFHSTQSPLMARCIRNESSGRLVFYGAMIAEGIIALVWAAAGMTLFYGPEALFQVIQSGTPSLVVEQVCRTLLGPVGGFLAILGVIVLPVTSGDTAFRSCRLIIAETLSLSQTRTVKRLALAVPLFIAAFLVSTQDFLIIWRYFGWSNQTLAMLVLWSAAIFLRQQAKCHWIATLPALFMTAVTVSFILQAPIGFHLPPGLSNLAGLVAAFLTLVALLRRPRQPRRQGNRG; translated from the coding sequence ATGACAACCCTGCTTTTGTGCATCGGCCTGCTTGTCCTGGGCTACTTCACCTACGGAAAGGTGGTGGAGCGTGTTTTCGGTCCGGACTCCAGCCGTCCGACCCCCTGTTCCACCATGGCCGACGGCGTGGACTACGCCTCCATGCCCACCTGGAAGGTCTTTTTCATCCAACTCCTGGACATCGCCGGGATCGGGCCGATCTTCGGGCCGATCCTGGGCGCGCTTTACGGGCCCATAGCCCTGGTCTGGATCGTCGTGGGCGCGATTTTCGCGGGCGCGGTGCATGATTATCTCAGCGGGATGCTTTCGGTGCGCAACAAGGGGGCGTCCATTCCAGAGGTGGTGGGGTTGTTCCTGGGACACCGCGCCCGCTGGGTGATGCGTTTCTTTTCCCTGTTGCTGCTGTTGCTGGTGGGCGTGGTCTTCGTCCTCAGTCCGGCCCAGCTTCTGGGCAGTCTGACCGGCCTGAACGTTCAGTTCCTGGTGGCCTGCATCTTCGGGTATTATTTCCTGGCCACCATCCTGCCCATCGACAAGATCATCGGCCGTTTGTACCCCTTTTTCGGCGCGCTCTTGCTGTTCATGACCCTCGGCGTGCTCATTGGTATGGCCCTGGGCGAGGCTCCGGTTCTGCCGAATCTGGACATTACCGTGAACACGCATCCGCAAGGCCTGCCCATCTGGCCGCTGCTCTTCATCACCCTGTCCTGCGGGGCCATCAGCGGGTTTCATTCCACCCAATCACCGCTGATGGCCCGCTGCATCCGTAATGAATCCAGCGGGCGGCTGGTGTTCTACGGAGCGATGATCGCCGAGGGGATCATCGCCCTGGTCTGGGCCGCGGCTGGAATGACGCTGTTTTACGGGCCAGAGGCCCTCTTTCAGGTCATTCAAAGCGGCACGCCCTCCCTGGTGGTGGAACAGGTCTGCCGCACCTTGCTCGGTCCGGTGGGCGGGTTCCTGGCCATCCTGGGCGTGATCGTCCTGCCGGTCACCTCCGGGGACACGGCCTTTCGGTCCTGCCGCCTGATCATCGCGGAAACGCTCAGCCTCAGCCAGACCCGGACTGTAAAAAGGTTGGCTTTGGCCGTTCCGCTGTTTATCGCGGCCTTTCTTGTCTCCACCCAGGACTTCCTGATCATCTGGCGCTATTTCGGCTGGAGCAACCAGACCCTGGCCATGCTGGTGCTCTGGTCCGCGGCCATTTTTCTGCGACAGCAGGCCAAATGCCATTGGATCGCCACGCTTCCGGCCCTGTTCATGACCGCGGTAACCGTTTCCTTCATCCTGCAGGCCCCCATAGGCTTTCATTTGCCGCCGGGCCTTTCCAACCTGGCCGGCCTGGTGGCGGCGTTCCTGACCCTGGTTGCGTTGCTGCGCCGGCCCCGGCAGCCCCGACGGCAGGGGAACCGTGGGTAG
- a CDS encoding Lcl C-terminal domain-containing protein, which produces MKKMWRKIFTTAALACLLCLTGLAISDEAHAQRFLDNGNGTVTDTRTRLVWVKNPDQFPKMNWFDAETACSSASVGGIGGWRLPTMQELIELVTAIQSESPFSKVRPVYWSSSISPDSDDEAAFVTSSGLTLHAPKRSYYFSVWPVR; this is translated from the coding sequence ATGAAAAAAATGTGGAGAAAGATTTTCACAACAGCGGCCCTGGCCTGCCTGCTCTGCCTGACCGGACTGGCCATCTCCGATGAAGCCCATGCCCAGAGGTTCCTGGACAATGGGAACGGTACGGTGACGGATACGCGTACGAGATTGGTGTGGGTCAAAAATCCGGACCAGTTTCCAAAAATGAATTGGTTCGACGCGGAAACGGCCTGCTCTTCAGCCAGCGTGGGCGGCATTGGAGGTTGGCGTTTGCCCACAATGCAAGAGCTTATAGAACTGGTAACCGCCATTCAATCGGAAAGCCCTTTTTCAAAAGTCCGGCCCGTCTATTGGTCCAGTTCGATCAGCCCTGACAGTGACGACGAGGCTGCCTTTGTTACGTCTTCCGGTTTGACCCTGCATGCGCCCAAACGCAGCTATTACTTTTCTGTCTGGCCTGTACGGTGA
- a CDS encoding SpoIIE family protein phosphatase has translation MTRVSPPSRKQRLSFRLALFILTSTTLIFLVAFGYNYHYSKQLVLKNVQENAANLTRSLVHQLETTLSGVERMPRFLALHLEYGQPTEIELLAMLRDAIEANPDIFGTTAAFEPHAMDPDERYYAPYVFRDETGELIYTSLGGESYQYFDWDWYSIPRHLDRPVWSEPYFDEGGGNVLMSTFSAPFYRQTDAGREFRGVVTADVSLEALVERISSVSLYETGYAFLISRNGKFVAHPDQHRIMRQSVFSVAEEMNLPELRLIGREMIRGREGFADFTSVHTGRVSLLYFAPVPSSGWSVGVMIPRDELYADILSLNHIVLLIGAAGFSILLLVVAAISRSITKPLRTLVGATREIAKGNLDVALPKARVNDEVGQLSGSVDAMRVALKEYITNLTETTKAQERIESELKIARNIQMNFLPKQFPPFPDRHEMDLYAILDSAKHVGGDLYDFFLLDEDHLFFSVGDVSDKGVPAALFMAVTKTLMKGIAEQEPDPSKVLARVNNELCLGNDAGMFVTLFCAVLNLRTGLMRYSNAGHNRPILLTSGQPPQWLDLPPGLVLGGMEDMPFQTREVRLQPGDVLLAYTDGVTEAFNPDQELYSDDRLLQETSARSGKPPKELVGELLETVRVFSGTAPQSDDITLLAVLYRGPSGQAS, from the coding sequence ATGACCCGCGTTTCTCCGCCGAGTAGAAAACAGCGCCTGTCCTTTCGCCTGGCCCTGTTCATCCTGACCAGCACGACCCTGATTTTTCTGGTCGCCTTTGGCTACAACTACCATTATTCCAAGCAACTGGTGCTGAAGAACGTCCAGGAAAACGCCGCCAATCTGACCCGCTCCCTGGTGCATCAACTGGAAACCACGCTCAGCGGGGTGGAGCGCATGCCCCGCTTCCTGGCCCTGCACCTGGAATACGGGCAGCCCACGGAAATCGAGCTGCTGGCCATGCTCCGGGACGCCATTGAGGCCAATCCGGATATCTTCGGGACCACGGCGGCCTTTGAGCCCCATGCCATGGATCCTGACGAGCGCTATTACGCCCCCTATGTGTTTCGAGACGAGACCGGAGAGCTGATCTACACCAGCCTGGGCGGGGAGTCCTACCAGTACTTCGATTGGGACTGGTACAGCATCCCCCGACATCTGGATCGACCGGTTTGGAGCGAACCCTATTTCGACGAAGGCGGGGGCAACGTCCTGATGTCCACCTTCTCGGCTCCGTTTTATCGGCAAACCGATGCCGGCCGCGAGTTTCGCGGCGTGGTCACCGCGGACGTCTCCCTGGAAGCCCTGGTGGAACGAATCTCCTCCGTCTCCTTGTACGAAACCGGCTACGCCTTTCTGATCAGCCGCAACGGCAAGTTCGTGGCCCACCCGGACCAGCACCGGATCATGCGTCAGAGCGTGTTCAGCGTGGCCGAGGAAATGAACCTGCCCGAGCTGCGCCTGATCGGGCGGGAGATGATCCGGGGCCGGGAGGGATTCGCGGATTTCACCAGCGTACACACGGGCCGGGTCTCACTGCTGTATTTCGCGCCGGTGCCGTCCAGCGGCTGGTCCGTGGGGGTGATGATTCCCAGGGACGAGCTGTACGCGGACATACTTTCCCTGAACCATATCGTGCTGCTTATCGGCGCGGCGGGGTTTTCCATCCTCCTGCTGGTGGTGGCGGCCATTTCCCGGAGCATCACCAAGCCCCTGCGCACCCTGGTCGGGGCCACCAGGGAAATCGCCAAGGGCAATCTGGACGTGGCCCTGCCCAAGGCCCGGGTCAACGACGAGGTGGGTCAGCTTTCCGGCTCCGTGGACGCCATGCGCGTGGCGCTCAAGGAGTACATCACCAACCTGACCGAAACCACCAAGGCCCAGGAGCGCATCGAGAGCGAGCTGAAAATCGCTCGCAACATCCAGATGAACTTCCTGCCCAAGCAGTTTCCGCCGTTCCCGGACCGTCACGAGATGGATCTCTACGCGATCCTGGATTCGGCCAAGCATGTGGGCGGGGATCTTTATGACTTCTTCCTTTTGGACGAGGACCACCTGTTCTTCTCCGTGGGCGACGTCTCGGACAAGGGCGTGCCCGCGGCCCTGTTCATGGCCGTGACCAAAACGTTGATGAAAGGCATCGCCGAACAGGAGCCCGATCCCTCCAAGGTTCTGGCCCGGGTGAACAACGAGCTGTGCCTGGGCAACGACGCGGGCATGTTCGTCACCCTGTTCTGCGCGGTCCTGAATCTGCGCACCGGCCTGATGCGCTACTCCAATGCCGGTCACAACCGGCCGATTCTGCTGACCTCCGGCCAGCCGCCCCAGTGGCTGGACCTGCCTCCGGGACTCGTCCTGGGCGGCATGGAAGACATGCCGTTCCAGACCCGGGAAGTCCGACTCCAGCCCGGTGACGTCCTGCTGGCCTACACCGACGGGGTGACCGAGGCCTTTAATCCGGACCAGGAACTCTATTCCGACGACCGCCTGCTCCAGGAAACCAGTGCCAGAAGCGGGAAGCCTCCCAAGGAACTGGTGGGCGAGCTCCTGGAAACCGTCCGCGTCTTCTCCGGCACCGCCCCTCAGTCCGACGACATCACCCTGCTGGCGGTCCTGTACCGGGGCCCGTCCGGGCAAGCTTCCTGA